In Roseofilum reptotaenium CS-1145, the sequence GCTGGCATTCCATTAATAAAGACCACCTGAGACCCCACCGCATTTGACCCTTGCAGATGGGAAATATCGTAACCTTCGATGCGTCGGGGAAGTTCGGGTAAGTTGAGGATGGTGGCTAAATCAGTGAGACTTTGTTGGGCGCGATCGCCAAATTTTTGCATCCGTTTTAGCTCGGCTTGGGCATTGCGATAAACTAAATCAATCAGTTCTGCCTTACTTTGCCGTTGCGGAACATGAATCGTAACTTTCTTGCCTTTGTGATTGTGCAGAAATTCTAGCAGAAACTCGGCATCTTGTAAAGGGTGTTGCACTAAAATTTCCGTCGGAATTTCCAGGGGTTCAGCACTTTGATAATGCTCCTCTAAAACCCGTTGTAAAATTGACCCTGGTTCCCCAGATTGGGCAAAGAACCCCAACCGACCCACCAATTTACCTGCACGAATTTGGAATAACTGAATGCAGCAGCGTTCTGCGTCCTGTTCCAGGGCGATCGCATCCCGTGAAACGCGATCGTCCGATAAATCGACCTTTTGACTCGCATTTAATGCTTGCAACCCTTGAATTTGATCTCGCAATTGAGCCGCCAATTCAAAATTGAGAGCCTCTGACGCTTCCTGCATTTGCTGCCTCAATTCCTCCACCAACTCAGCCGTTCTCCCTTGAAAGATCATGGCAATTTTTTGCATCATTTGCCGATAATCCTCCACCTCAACCAACTGTTGACAAACTCCCGGACAGCGCCCAATATCATAATTCAAACAAGTGCGGTCTTTATACAAGGGTTTCGGTCGCTGGCGTTGGGGAAAAATTCGCTTAATCAAATCCAATGTTTGCCGCAATTGTCCCCCGTCCACATAGGGGCCATAGTATTTATCTTTCGGGTTTCTGGGTTTGCGCTTGCGGGTAATAAAAATATGGGGATAGTTATCCGACCAAGTAATACAGACATAGGGATACTTTTTATCATCCTTAAGTAGGACATTAAATCGCGGTTGATGACGCTTAATCAGCGTCGATTCTAGAGCCAGCGCTTCCGCTTCTGTATCCGTAATAATCCATTCAATATCACTGACTTTCCGTACCATTAAGGCAATGCGAGCATTATGGCCGGTAAAATCGCGAAAGTAGGAGCGAACACGGGTTCTTAATTGTTTCGATTTACCGATATATAAAATCGAGTTCCCCGCATCTTTCATTAAGTAAACCCCAGGTAGTTTGGGGATTTCTTGTAAATACTGCTGTAAGCGCTCTGGATTTTCACAGAGGAACTCTGAGTTGTTCTGATTGGTCATAATAAACTTAGGAAATGCTGGGAGCCAGAAACCCGGTTTCTTACTCCTCACAACCGTTCAAACATCACCCGATAAACCCGCTCACCTTTGGCATAGGTTGCAATTTCTCGCTCCGTTTGTACGGGTAAAGGATTCTCCTCTAACCAGTCATGGGAACAGCTAAAGTCAGCGTGCCTATCGAATAAACTTCGCATCTGTAATGCCACATCTTCCACATCAGATTGCAGGAGAACCTGACCCCCAGAACTCATAAACTGAGACAGAATATCGACCACTTCATCCTGAACCACGCGCCGTTTTTGATGTCGATGTTTAAACCAAGGATCGGGGAATTGGATGCTCACATAATGTAGAGTATTTTCGGGTAGAGACGTGAGGATATCTTTTAGGGATATATTAACATTACAAAAAAGATAATGGAGATTCGTTAAATTCTGGCGATCGCGCCATTCATTCGCTTCTGTCACTAGAGGTTCCCGAATTTCTAGCCCTAGGAAGTTCCAGTCCCCTCTTTGTTGCGCTATTTCCCACAAAAAGCGCCCCCGTCCACAACCAATATCGAGATGGAGAGGATGCTGTAAGTGAGGATAAATTTCTGACCAATTGGGAATCCCTACCGGCTCTTGAAATTTGCGGCTTAATGGATTAACATGCTGACGCACACGCACTCGTGCCAAATTTTAACCCCCTTTTATTGTCTCCTAACTCCTATGCATAAGACCAAATTCTGGCCCACCCTAGGAACCTATACAGTATTGGTTATTCTAGCATTTATAATGCTCTTGCCGCTACTGTGGT encodes:
- the trmB gene encoding tRNA (guanosine(46)-N7)-methyltransferase TrmB; the protein is MARVRVRQHVNPLSRKFQEPVGIPNWSEIYPHLQHPLHLDIGCGRGRFLWEIAQQRGDWNFLGLEIREPLVTEANEWRDRQNLTNLHYLFCNVNISLKDILTSLPENTLHYVSIQFPDPWFKHRHQKRRVVQDEVVDILSQFMSSGGQVLLQSDVEDVALQMRSLFDRHADFSCSHDWLEENPLPVQTEREIATYAKGERVYRVMFERL
- the uvrC gene encoding excinuclease ABC subunit UvrC, translating into MTNQNNSEFLCENPERLQQYLQEIPKLPGVYLMKDAGNSILYIGKSKQLRTRVRSYFRDFTGHNARIALMVRKVSDIEWIITDTEAEALALESTLIKRHQPRFNVLLKDDKKYPYVCITWSDNYPHIFITRKRKPRNPKDKYYGPYVDGGQLRQTLDLIKRIFPQRQRPKPLYKDRTCLNYDIGRCPGVCQQLVEVEDYRQMMQKIAMIFQGRTAELVEELRQQMQEASEALNFELAAQLRDQIQGLQALNASQKVDLSDDRVSRDAIALEQDAERCCIQLFQIRAGKLVGRLGFFAQSGEPGSILQRVLEEHYQSAEPLEIPTEILVQHPLQDAEFLLEFLHNHKGKKVTIHVPQRQSKAELIDLVYRNAQAELKRMQKFGDRAQQSLTDLATILNLPELPRRIEGYDISHLQGSNAVGSQVVFINGMPAKQYYRHYKIKNPAVQPGHSDDFASLAEVINRRFRPFLDNAQLPRQGNPDFPDLLLIDGGKGQLSAVVAVLSKLELLQDLRVISLAKQEEELFQPGDSAPLPTDRDQPGVQLLRRVRDESHRFAVSFHRQQRGDRLLSSRLDGIPGLGYERQKQLYKHFPSLDAIAQASTKKLQQVPGIGPNLAQNIYDYFHKQ